In Hamadaea flava, a genomic segment contains:
- a CDS encoding response regulator — protein MIKVLLADDQALMRAGFRALLDAEDDLEVVGEAADGAAAVAEATRLHPDVVLMDVQMPGLDGIEATRRIAADPRLSGVRVLILTNYGLDSYVFAALRAGASGFLLKDSDPAELLQAIAVVSRGDALLAPAITRTLISEFVAGPPGADPAAGREVLTAREQEIVELVARGLSNDEIAERMVISPLTAKTHVNRAMMKLHCRDRAQLVVWAYESGLITPRRR, from the coding sequence ATGATCAAAGTCCTGCTGGCGGACGATCAGGCGCTGATGCGGGCCGGATTCCGGGCGCTGCTCGACGCCGAAGACGACCTTGAAGTCGTCGGGGAAGCCGCCGACGGTGCGGCAGCGGTCGCCGAAGCCACCCGGCTACACCCGGACGTCGTGCTGATGGACGTCCAGATGCCAGGTCTCGACGGCATCGAGGCGACCCGGCGCATCGCCGCCGATCCCCGGCTGAGCGGCGTACGCGTGCTGATCCTGACCAACTACGGGCTGGACTCGTACGTCTTCGCTGCCCTGCGCGCCGGGGCGAGCGGGTTCCTCCTCAAGGACTCCGATCCGGCCGAACTCCTGCAGGCGATCGCGGTCGTGTCCCGAGGGGACGCGCTGTTGGCCCCGGCGATCACGCGTACGCTGATCAGCGAATTCGTCGCCGGACCACCGGGCGCCGACCCAGCCGCCGGACGTGAGGTGCTGACCGCCCGCGAGCAGGAGATCGTCGAACTCGTCGCCCGGGGACTCAGCAACGACGAGATCGCCGAGCGGATGGTGATCAGCCCGTTGACCGCGAAGACCCACGTCAACCGGGCGATGATGAAGCTGCACTGCCGGGATCGGGCGCAGCTCGTCGTGTGGGCGTACGAGTCGGGGTTGATCACTCCTCGCCGCCGCTGA
- a CDS encoding carboxymuconolactone decarboxylase family protein gives MTYRFVTPAPVRQASGLTAEVYRQLREEFLGPVPTFQVLSAVPELMAATWSLMREALLAGDASRADRELVATAVSQTNRCRFCVDAHVMLLHALGEHDLAEAAARDEAPAAKQDLVAWAQASRNPLTAGWTDDGHSAELTGTVFAFHFINRMVSALLDPDLLPGGLQRSSVVRNVGGRLYAKVAREAKVPRTTVERAYADLRRVASNADGLLSATAQHHIAAVVSAEDGIHPARPADWAVDLVRDLPALDRVGARIALLAAFAPSALSQGDVALWRLSHPADADLVRLVAYGAITATEHVANTAHAALI, from the coding sequence ATGACTTACCGCTTCGTGACACCCGCGCCTGTGAGGCAGGCGAGCGGCTTGACCGCCGAGGTCTACCGCCAGTTGCGGGAGGAGTTCCTGGGTCCGGTGCCGACCTTCCAGGTGCTGTCGGCCGTGCCGGAGCTGATGGCGGCGACCTGGTCGCTGATGCGGGAGGCGCTGCTCGCCGGGGACGCCTCCCGGGCCGACCGCGAACTGGTGGCGACCGCGGTTTCGCAGACGAACCGCTGCCGGTTCTGCGTGGACGCCCACGTGATGCTGCTGCACGCGTTGGGCGAGCACGATCTGGCGGAGGCCGCGGCGCGCGACGAGGCGCCGGCCGCGAAACAGGACCTGGTGGCGTGGGCGCAGGCCAGCCGCAATCCGCTGACCGCCGGCTGGACCGACGACGGGCACTCGGCCGAGTTGACCGGCACCGTGTTCGCCTTCCATTTCATCAACCGCATGGTGTCCGCCCTGCTCGATCCCGATCTGCTGCCTGGTGGTCTGCAACGGTCGTCGGTGGTCCGCAATGTCGGCGGCCGCCTCTACGCCAAGGTCGCCCGGGAGGCCAAAGTCCCGCGGACGACGGTCGAGCGGGCGTACGCCGATCTGCGCCGGGTCGCGTCGAACGCCGACGGGCTGCTCAGTGCGACCGCACAGCACCACATCGCCGCCGTCGTCTCCGCCGAGGACGGCATTCATCCGGCGCGGCCCGCGGACTGGGCCGTCGACCTCGTCCGGGATCTGCCCGCGCTCGATCGTGTCGGTGCCCGCATCGCGTTGCTGGCGGCGTTCGCGCCCAGCGCGCTCAGCCAGGGCGACGTCGCGCTCTGGCGACTGTCCCATCCAGCCGACGCCGACCTGGTGCGGCTGGTCGCGTACGGCGCGATCACGGCCACCGAACACGTCGCGAACACGGCGCACGCCGCCCTCATCTGA
- a CDS encoding HIT family protein, giving the protein MPHWSHEPPGYVCPFCEFLAGRDRVNDQRDVVLKSDRATAFVAPRWWPNNPGHVLVIPNEHYENLYDLPAEFGHAVHDAVREIAIALRTAYGCAGVSTRQHNEPAGHQDVWHLHVHVFPRFDGDDLYRSRALPGFVPQTEREPYARLLLDYFAGRVESRTQAR; this is encoded by the coding sequence ATGCCGCATTGGAGCCATGAACCGCCCGGCTACGTGTGCCCTTTCTGCGAATTCCTGGCCGGTCGCGATCGGGTCAACGACCAGCGCGACGTCGTCCTGAAATCCGATCGGGCGACCGCTTTCGTGGCCCCCCGGTGGTGGCCGAACAATCCAGGACACGTCCTCGTCATCCCGAACGAGCATTACGAGAACCTCTACGATCTTCCGGCGGAGTTCGGTCACGCGGTCCACGACGCCGTCCGGGAGATCGCGATCGCCCTGCGGACGGCGTACGGGTGCGCCGGGGTCTCGACGCGGCAGCACAACGAACCCGCGGGCCACCAGGACGTCTGGCATCTGCACGTGCACGTCTTCCCGCGCTTTGACGGCGACGACCTCTATCGCAGCCGGGCCCTGCCCGGGTTCGTGCCGCAGACCGAACGCGAGCCGTACGCCCGGCTCCTGCTGGATTACTTCGCCGGGCGAGTCGAGTCGCGTACCCAGGCGAGATAG
- a CDS encoding sugar nucleotide-binding protein, whose amino-acid sequence MRLLVIGASGHLGSEVARLALAAGVEVIGTHARPERPSELHDWSRLDVREPFAVHTLVQLVRPDAVINTCYDRWSWGPTATGAAHVATAAAAVGARLVHVSSDALHAGRPEAYTEDDDPSPITPYGAAKAAAETAVAAIDPSAAIVRTSLILGDETSPQVRLALDLIHRRSEGRLFTDQVRCPIDGAELAAALLELVGNDYAGVLNVAGPQAVSRAQLGKLIALRHGLSPRLVPTGKATRVPSAGPLDVKLDSSRAAALLKVQIRPVSEVLAG is encoded by the coding sequence GTGAGGCTGCTGGTCATCGGAGCGTCGGGCCACCTCGGGAGCGAGGTGGCCCGTCTCGCGCTGGCCGCCGGCGTCGAGGTCATCGGCACGCACGCCCGCCCAGAAAGACCCAGCGAGCTGCACGACTGGTCCCGCCTCGACGTGCGGGAGCCGTTCGCGGTCCACACTCTCGTCCAGCTGGTACGCCCGGACGCGGTGATCAACACGTGTTACGACCGCTGGTCGTGGGGGCCGACCGCGACGGGCGCGGCCCACGTCGCGACCGCGGCGGCCGCCGTCGGGGCGCGGCTGGTCCACGTGTCCAGTGACGCCCTGCACGCGGGGCGGCCGGAGGCGTATACGGAGGACGACGACCCGAGCCCGATCACCCCGTACGGCGCGGCGAAGGCGGCGGCGGAGACGGCGGTCGCGGCGATCGACCCGTCGGCGGCGATCGTGCGTACCTCGCTGATCCTGGGGGACGAGACGTCGCCGCAGGTCCGGCTGGCGCTCGACCTGATCCATCGGCGATCCGAGGGCCGGCTGTTCACCGACCAGGTGCGGTGCCCGATCGACGGCGCCGAGCTGGCGGCGGCGTTGCTGGAGCTGGTCGGCAACGACTACGCCGGGGTGCTCAACGTCGCCGGGCCGCAGGCGGTGAGCCGGGCGCAGCTCGGCAAGCTGATCGCGCTGCGGCACGGGCTGTCGCCGAGGCTGGTGCCGACGGGCAAGGCCACGCGGGTGCCCAGCGCCGGGCCGCTGGACGTCAAACTCGACTCGTCGCGCGCGGCGGCGTTGCTCAAGGTCCAGATCCGGCCGGTCTCCGAGGTGCTCGCCGGGTAG
- the cutA gene encoding divalent-cation tolerance protein CutA, translating into MQTDIVIVVTTTDSADGAHELARSAVSARLAACAQVHGPITSVYWWNGGVDEAREWRVEFKTTVERGPELSDHLRGMHSYDVPEIVCLPVVDGAASYLAWVRDSTRPAK; encoded by the coding sequence GTGCAGACTGACATCGTCATCGTGGTGACCACGACAGACTCCGCGGACGGCGCGCACGAACTCGCCCGGTCCGCGGTCAGTGCGCGGCTGGCGGCGTGCGCCCAGGTGCACGGGCCGATCACCAGCGTGTACTGGTGGAACGGCGGGGTGGACGAGGCCCGCGAGTGGCGCGTCGAGTTCAAGACGACCGTCGAGCGTGGGCCCGAACTCAGCGACCACCTGCGCGGCATGCACAGCTACGACGTTCCGGAGATCGTCTGCCTGCCGGTCGTGGACGGCGCGGCGTCCTATCTCGCCTGGGTACGCGACTCGACTCGCCCGGCGAAGTAA
- a CDS encoding AzlC family ABC transporter permease, giving the protein MRTPDRTPLDRGLLRDALAIGAAAAMIGISFGAISVAEGMPKWLPTAMSLLIFAGGSQFLAVGMLAAGNPVAAILGGLLVNVRHLPFGLAIGGAISDRLPLKLLGAHVLIDENTAFALAQDDEHRRRQAYWLVGSTLFVTWNLGVIAGVLVGGAVGDPNVYGLDAAFPAGLLALILPAMRDRTTRTCAAIGAVIAVAATPLLPAGLPVLAALLGVAAGIVRRFSLQGASE; this is encoded by the coding sequence ATGCGTACGCCAGATCGAACGCCCCTCGATCGCGGCCTGCTCCGGGACGCGCTCGCGATCGGGGCGGCCGCCGCGATGATCGGCATCTCCTTCGGCGCGATCAGCGTCGCCGAGGGAATGCCGAAATGGCTGCCCACCGCGATGTCACTGCTGATCTTCGCGGGCGGGTCGCAGTTCCTCGCCGTCGGCATGCTCGCGGCCGGGAACCCGGTCGCCGCGATCCTCGGCGGGCTGCTGGTCAACGTCCGGCACCTGCCGTTCGGCCTGGCGATCGGCGGGGCCATCAGCGACCGGCTGCCGCTGAAGTTGCTCGGCGCGCACGTGCTGATCGACGAGAACACCGCCTTCGCCCTGGCCCAGGACGACGAGCACCGGCGGCGGCAGGCGTATTGGCTGGTCGGCTCGACCCTGTTCGTCACCTGGAACCTCGGCGTCATCGCCGGAGTCCTCGTCGGCGGCGCGGTCGGCGACCCGAACGTCTACGGCCTCGACGCGGCCTTCCCAGCCGGTCTGCTCGCCCTGATCCTGCCCGCGATGCGCGACCGGACGACCCGGACGTGCGCGGCGATCGGGGCCGTCATCGCGGTCGCGGCGACGCCGCTGCTGCCCGCCGGGCTCCCGGTGCTCGCCGCACTGCTCGGCGTCGCGGCCGGAATCGTCCGCCGCTTCTCGCTCCAGGGGGCATCGGAATGA
- a CDS encoding helix-turn-helix domain-containing protein, whose protein sequence is MTDGPPLDVIAAALRRERDRLGLSLSEVAKRAGVAKSTLSQLESGQGNPSVETLWSLAVALEVPFSRLIEPGPTGVRVVRRGEGVAYPSSQADFTGTLLSSGPRHVTRDIYVLHVEPGAERHAEAHIPGTVEHMVVCGGRLRTGPEENLVDLGPGDYASFPGDADHGYEALEPGTWAVLVMEHR, encoded by the coding sequence ATGACCGACGGGCCACCGCTCGACGTCATCGCCGCCGCGCTCCGGCGCGAACGGGACCGGCTCGGCCTCAGCCTGAGCGAAGTCGCGAAACGGGCCGGGGTCGCCAAGTCGACGCTCTCCCAGCTGGAGTCCGGCCAGGGCAACCCGAGCGTGGAAACGCTCTGGTCATTGGCGGTCGCGTTGGAGGTGCCGTTCAGCCGCCTCATCGAACCCGGCCCCACCGGCGTACGCGTCGTGCGGCGAGGCGAAGGGGTGGCGTACCCGAGCAGCCAGGCGGACTTCACCGGCACCCTGCTCAGCTCCGGCCCCCGGCACGTGACCCGGGACATCTACGTCCTGCACGTCGAGCCCGGTGCGGAACGGCATGCCGAGGCACACATCCCGGGAACGGTCGAACACATGGTGGTCTGCGGCGGCCGGCTGCGTACCGGACCGGAGGAGAACCTGGTCGACCTCGGACCCGGCGACTACGCGTCCTTCCCCGGCGACGCCGACCACGGCTACGAGGCCCTGGAACCAGGCACCTGGGCGGTGCTCGTCATGGAGCACCGGTAG
- a CDS encoding AzlD domain-containing protein, which produces MKYVVVLLVLAVGTYAIRLSGVLLRGRLTLPDWLRDLLPVAATTLLAALVATAVFTDAGHLALGVARPAGVAVGALLAWRRMPFAVVVVAAAATAALLRLAGLR; this is translated from the coding sequence ATGAAATACGTCGTGGTTCTCCTGGTCCTGGCCGTCGGCACGTACGCCATCCGGCTGTCCGGTGTCCTGCTCCGCGGCCGCCTCACCCTCCCGGACTGGCTGCGCGACCTGCTGCCGGTGGCGGCGACGACGCTGCTCGCCGCGTTGGTGGCGACCGCCGTGTTCACCGACGCCGGGCATCTCGCGCTCGGCGTCGCCCGACCGGCCGGGGTGGCCGTCGGCGCACTCCTGGCCTGGCGGCGTATGCCGTTCGCCGTGGTCGTCGTGGCCGCCGCCGCCACTGCGGCGCTGCTGCGCCTCGCCGGCCTCCGCTAA
- a CDS encoding DUF6220 domain-containing protein, producing the protein MRKALFVTSGVLLAVFALQFAFAAVGAFTKPAGDSAYTLHRITGSAVIPLLILLMTLFAALAKAPGKLIGLAILPLGLVILQPVFAGIANGMTDDGGATSTVGLIIGALHAINAIIMVHVVVNVMRGARKLGEAAEAA; encoded by the coding sequence ATGCGCAAGGCCCTTTTCGTCACCAGCGGCGTACTGCTCGCCGTGTTCGCTCTGCAGTTCGCGTTCGCCGCCGTCGGCGCGTTCACCAAACCCGCCGGTGACAGCGCGTACACGCTGCATCGGATCACCGGTTCGGCGGTCATTCCCCTGCTCATCCTGCTCATGACACTGTTCGCCGCGCTGGCCAAGGCCCCCGGCAAGCTCATCGGCCTGGCGATCCTGCCGCTCGGCCTGGTCATCCTGCAGCCGGTGTTCGCCGGGATCGCCAACGGCATGACCGACGACGGCGGCGCGACCAGCACGGTCGGCCTGATCATCGGCGCACTCCACGCGATCAACGCGATCATCATGGTCCACGTCGTGGTCAACGTCATGCGCGGAGCCCGCAAGCTCGGCGAAGCCGCGGAGGCAGCGTGA
- a CDS encoding multicopper oxidase family protein has product MNTGSVIAIDFLIAVVAAAAWLGSGATAAARRRPVALLLAALAVLATAARAVTIALLARAGWWFAGEKILIAAPLSLAAVVVAGWRLLRARGDIRSAAVALLFAGYADSSALLVTVVHGYPASAGTGLLAVAGVVAATAVSWRLLGPRPSRAVSRTTLAVAVVALVAGTGLAAAPSAAPGVPHHVQAEAAANVGEPTDRTPGGSPESLPGKRFTLTAGTATVTVSGQSVAAWAFDGQVPGPELTATVGDVLEVTLRNKDIARGVTLHWHGYDVPNSQDGVPGVTQDAVLPGQEFVYRFRADQAGTYWYHTHAVSDIGVKMGLYGVLVVRPGPMSGVDRVIAAHTLSSVSLPEPAQEPVAAGTPMRLRLINTDSATHRYALAGSPFQVAAIDGMDLSQPPAVSETVISIPAGGRYDLVFSAPAAPIALSVDNRVVYSTGALTPSTSGWPVLDPLSYGTAQDPPWNRYDKEFTLVLDRGLDLRGLLPRYAHTVNGAADPDIPPQVVHLGDTVKFTIVNRSLVVHPWHLHGHHVLVLSRNGKAATGSPLWLDSFDVRPGEVWEVTFKADNPGMWANHCHNLAHAEQGMLLHLMYA; this is encoded by the coding sequence GTGAACACCGGCTCCGTCATCGCGATCGACTTCCTGATCGCGGTCGTCGCGGCCGCCGCGTGGCTGGGCAGCGGCGCTACCGCTGCCGCCCGGCGTCGTCCAGTCGCGTTGCTGCTCGCCGCTCTCGCGGTGCTCGCCACCGCGGCCCGCGCGGTCACCATCGCACTGCTCGCCCGTGCGGGCTGGTGGTTCGCCGGGGAGAAGATCCTCATCGCCGCGCCGTTGTCGCTCGCGGCTGTGGTCGTCGCCGGCTGGCGGCTGCTCCGGGCTCGGGGCGACATCCGATCCGCGGCCGTCGCGCTTCTCTTCGCCGGGTACGCCGACAGCAGCGCACTGCTCGTGACGGTGGTGCACGGGTACCCGGCGTCCGCAGGAACCGGACTGCTGGCGGTCGCGGGGGTCGTCGCCGCGACCGCGGTGTCCTGGCGTCTCCTCGGCCCGCGCCCGTCGCGCGCCGTGTCCCGGACGACGCTCGCGGTGGCGGTCGTGGCGCTGGTGGCCGGCACCGGGCTGGCCGCCGCGCCGAGCGCTGCTCCCGGCGTACCACATCATGTGCAGGCGGAAGCCGCAGCGAACGTGGGAGAGCCGACTGACCGCACTCCTGGCGGCTCGCCCGAGAGCCTCCCCGGCAAGCGTTTCACGTTGACAGCCGGAACCGCCACGGTGACCGTGAGCGGGCAGAGTGTCGCGGCCTGGGCGTTCGACGGCCAAGTGCCGGGGCCGGAGCTGACCGCGACCGTCGGCGACGTCCTGGAGGTGACGCTGCGCAACAAGGACATCGCGCGTGGTGTCACGTTGCACTGGCACGGATACGACGTGCCGAACAGCCAGGACGGCGTGCCGGGGGTGACCCAGGACGCGGTGCTGCCAGGGCAGGAGTTCGTCTACCGGTTCCGCGCGGATCAGGCGGGAACCTACTGGTATCACACCCATGCGGTGTCCGACATCGGCGTGAAGATGGGCCTCTACGGCGTGCTCGTGGTACGCCCAGGGCCGATGTCCGGTGTGGACCGGGTGATCGCGGCGCACACGCTGTCGAGCGTGAGCCTGCCCGAGCCGGCACAGGAGCCGGTCGCGGCCGGTACGCCGATGCGGCTGCGGCTGATCAACACCGACAGCGCCACCCACCGGTACGCCCTGGCCGGCTCACCGTTCCAGGTGGCCGCCATCGACGGGATGGACCTGTCCCAGCCGCCCGCGGTGTCGGAGACCGTGATCTCCATCCCGGCCGGCGGCCGCTACGACCTGGTGTTCTCCGCGCCCGCGGCGCCGATCGCGCTGTCGGTGGACAACCGCGTGGTCTACTCCACCGGCGCGCTCACCCCGTCGACGTCGGGTTGGCCGGTCCTCGACCCGCTGAGCTACGGAACCGCCCAGGACCCGCCGTGGAACCGATACGACAAGGAGTTCACCCTGGTCCTCGACCGGGGGCTGGACCTGCGCGGACTACTCCCCCGGTACGCACACACCGTCAACGGCGCGGCCGACCCCGACATCCCGCCCCAGGTCGTCCACCTCGGTGACACCGTCAAGTTCACGATCGTGAACCGGTCACTGGTGGTGCATCCGTGGCACCTGCACGGGCATCACGTGCTCGTGTTGTCCCGCAACGGAAAGGCGGCGACCGGAAGCCCGCTGTGGCTCGACTCCTTCGACGTACGCCCCGGCGAAGTGTGGGAGGTGACCTTCAAGGCCGACAATCCCGGCATGTGGGCGAACCACTGCCACAATTTGGCGCACGCCGAGCAGGGCATGCTCCTGCACCTGATGTACGCGTGA
- a CDS encoding sensor histidine kinase, whose translation MPFAIGGLVIAAVLLGNATLSPDAGSVGLLEVALALATAAAVAVCRKYPVPAMALVTVAMLAFHVRVHAGISASFAVLGTVYVAGWLGYRVSAALASVVFLTGFLTYDISTSSGGLPQQVGERTSLLLGWFVAANIAGLIARQRQAYLAQVEQRALEAERTREEMALRRAGEERLRIARDLHDSLTHSISVIKVQAGIAVHLARKHGEEPPPALLAIQEASADAMRELRATLGALRTSDMDSAGLDRLPELLERTRSLGVPVTVEICGEPRSLPAEVDQAAYRVVQEGLTNVAKHAGSATASVTVAYAAAEVVVSVTDDGTLPVSASASAASALTPGHSITQGASLTSGASLTSGASVTPGAFVTPGAFVTPGAFVTPGVGLRGMRERVTGLGGTLSAEPLDGGGFAVRAHLPLPAVVPAPSAPPAVPPAAPPAVPPSAPPAVPVDHGVNGGVDGVPGQETP comes from the coding sequence ATGCCCTTCGCCATCGGTGGTCTCGTGATCGCGGCCGTCCTCCTCGGCAACGCGACGCTGTCGCCGGACGCCGGTTCGGTCGGCCTGCTCGAAGTCGCGCTGGCACTGGCGACCGCGGCGGCGGTGGCCGTCTGCCGCAAGTACCCGGTGCCGGCGATGGCCTTGGTCACCGTCGCGATGCTCGCCTTCCACGTACGCGTCCACGCCGGCATCTCAGCCTCGTTCGCCGTCCTCGGCACCGTGTACGTCGCCGGATGGCTGGGCTACCGCGTCTCGGCCGCCCTCGCCAGCGTCGTCTTCCTGACCGGCTTCCTCACGTACGACATCTCGACGTCCAGCGGCGGACTCCCGCAGCAGGTGGGGGAGCGTACTTCGTTGCTGCTGGGCTGGTTCGTCGCGGCCAACATCGCCGGGCTCATCGCACGGCAGCGGCAGGCGTACCTGGCCCAGGTCGAGCAACGGGCGCTCGAAGCCGAACGCACCCGCGAGGAGATGGCCCTGCGCCGGGCGGGCGAAGAGCGCCTCCGCATCGCCCGGGACCTGCACGACTCGCTGACCCACAGCATCTCCGTGATCAAAGTGCAGGCTGGGATCGCGGTGCACCTCGCCCGCAAACACGGCGAAGAACCGCCGCCGGCGTTGCTCGCCATCCAGGAGGCCAGCGCCGACGCGATGCGGGAACTGCGGGCCACGCTGGGCGCGCTGCGTACGTCCGACATGGACAGCGCGGGCCTCGACCGGCTGCCCGAACTGCTCGAACGCACCCGGTCGCTCGGCGTACCGGTGACGGTGGAGATCTGCGGCGAACCCCGATCGCTGCCCGCCGAGGTCGACCAGGCGGCGTACCGGGTGGTCCAGGAAGGGCTGACCAACGTCGCCAAACACGCCGGGTCCGCCACCGCCTCGGTCACCGTCGCGTACGCCGCCGCCGAGGTCGTCGTCTCAGTGACCGACGACGGGACGCTCCCCGTCTCCGCCTCCGCCTCCGCCGCCTCCGCCCTCACGCCGGGACACTCCATTACGCAGGGAGCCTCCCTCACGTCGGGAGCCTCCCTCACGTCGGGAGCCTCCGTCACGCCGGGAGCCTTTGTCACGCCGGGAGCCTTTGTCACGCCGGGAGCCTTTGTCACGCCGGGAGTCGGGCTTCGCGGGATGCGCGAACGGGTCACCGGGCTGGGTGGGACGCTCTCCGCCGAGCCGCTCGACGGAGGAGGGTTCGCCGTCCGCGCCCACCTCCCCCTCCCAGCCGTTGTCCCCGCCCCCTCCGCCCCACCCGCTGTCCCGCCCGCCGCCCCGCCCGCTGTCCCGCCCTCCGCCCCTCCCGCTGTCCCCGTTGATCATGGAGTTAATGGTGGTGTCGACGGTGTGCCGGGACAGGAAACTCCATGA
- a CDS encoding response regulator transcription factor, translating to MRLTDSVPTEPGRVRVALAEDGVLLREGLAGLLTRFGFTVVAAVGDAPSLLSAYAAEQPDLVVTDIRMPPGYTDEGLRAALELRRRNPAPAVAVLSQYVQHSFAAELLESGSGRGVGYLLKDRIVDVEEFAATLHQIASGGTVVDPQVVRQLLQRHRDPLSRLSPRESEVLALLAEGHSNAAIARRLVVTEAAVGKHVGNIFAKLDLPPADDTNRRVLAVLTYLNADA from the coding sequence GTGCGCCTGACCGACTCCGTGCCTACCGAGCCTGGCCGCGTCCGGGTGGCGCTCGCCGAGGACGGCGTACTGCTGCGGGAAGGTCTGGCCGGTCTGCTCACCCGCTTCGGCTTCACCGTCGTCGCAGCGGTCGGCGACGCCCCGTCACTGCTCTCCGCGTACGCCGCCGAGCAGCCGGACCTCGTGGTCACCGACATCCGCATGCCGCCCGGCTACACCGATGAAGGGCTGCGCGCCGCGTTGGAACTGCGCCGCCGGAACCCCGCCCCGGCCGTCGCCGTCCTCAGCCAATACGTCCAGCACTCCTTCGCCGCCGAACTGCTCGAGTCCGGCAGCGGCCGGGGCGTCGGCTACCTGCTGAAGGACCGCATCGTCGACGTCGAAGAATTCGCCGCGACCTTGCACCAGATCGCGTCCGGCGGCACCGTCGTCGACCCCCAGGTCGTCCGGCAACTGCTCCAACGGCATCGCGACCCGCTGTCGCGGCTGTCGCCCCGCGAAAGCGAAGTCCTCGCCCTGCTGGCCGAAGGCCACTCGAACGCGGCGATCGCCCGGCGGCTGGTGGTGACCGAGGCGGCCGTCGGCAAACACGTCGGCAACATCTTCGCCAAGCTCGACCTGCCGCCGGCCGACGACACCAACCGACGGGTGCTGGCCGTGCTGACCTACCTCAACGCCGACGCCTAA